The following coding sequences are from one Paenibacillus sp. FSL R5-0912 window:
- a CDS encoding bifunctional 2',3'-cyclic-nucleotide 2'-phosphodiesterase/3'-nucleotidase, whose amino-acid sequence MRQKRWNKPIASILAATVITAQVLGGVVAGSVLGGGKAEAATVAPGTVSLRLMSTTDVHTNVMGWDYFKNKESLTVGLDRTATLVKQARAEMNNTNNLLLDNGDLIQGTPLGTYASKQVDAEGKTIQINPMIAALNTMEYDAATLGNHEFNYGLPYLNSVTSATYTDIPFINANVYVNDGDNNPNNDVNYFEPYEILEKQVKDSNGNTQTINVGLIGLVTPQIMDWDKANLEGKVITKDIAETAAKFIPEMKAKGADIIVAMAHTGYADSAVLGDGSENDIKALSLVPNIDAITFSHTHKVFPAATVDALDASFKNASKALLPGIDNAKGQINGVPAVQAGFGGNNLGLIDLTIKPEGDGWVVDKTNSQSSTRSITGVTPDAAVDAALKAAHEATIQYVNTPLGKTDVPMNSFFAMVQDDPTVQIVTYAQRSYVENRINTDPTLAAYQGMPILSVGAPFKAGRNGPDEYTDIKAGDLTIRSASDLYLYDNTLKAILVKGSTVKEWVEMSAGAFNRIKPAVSTTQELLNSKFSVYNFDVIDGIEYTIDVTRNAKYKEDGTINDANSSRVTSITYNDKPLNMDDKFIVVTNNYRASGGGNFPGLKTDAKMIIDTLDENRQILMDYIKEAGTVNQPADHNWSIAPIKGNVNVTFTSSPDAVPYASGKISDTGTKNAKGFEIFNLNLKQSVPAPTKDVEVHLIGVNDLHGQLDTTSIVSNRPVGTVAYLAAYLKQAQAKYEYSLLFHNGDSVGASAPVSSLERDEPTIEWMNLMKFDVGSLGNHEFDQGVGAMKSQIFGGEDPKNKSIVHKGADFDYINANAVDEKTGTPIINPYVIKEIGGVKIGFIGVVTKATPSKVSPEGTAGVKFLSATEEVEAINKYAKELQDKGVQTIIVLAHDPATTKDGKTTGEAADLANALPADSPVDVIVAGDNHALANGTVNGKLIVQAYSYGTAYDDIKLVIDHTTGDVKEKSAIVPTTFQDDPGITPDAESAALVKKYLDKHPELSNPVGTTDGTVTRTDVYLKEAPLGNLIADAMRQADFKDGAKAPADFAFMNPGGIRADLPKGNVSFGDLAKIQPFGNTLVKLTLTGEQIKTLLQQQWAVKADGTPDIKTLQISGLKYTANMYLPVASRVANLTKTDGTPIEMSKTYTAVVNNFMAAGGDNYKVLTQASKSLAGPIDLDVFYEYIVNTFKGGAIRAAIEGRITNVADPGSNPGTGPVATATPKPTASPSASPSPAATATPAPAATPAPTQSPAAPVAVFKDLGKVAWAQEAINALAAKGIIKGIDGTNFAPVKSVTRAEFVTMLVRSLGLTNTATAVTFSDVKQGVWYSDTIAAAVNAGLVRGSGNGKFEPGREITREEMAIMIANALKDQLQPVDPAALNKFADKAKIASYAQQPVAQLTQLGIVNGVDAQKFAPKSIANRAQAAVIIYRMLENKAS is encoded by the coding sequence ATGAGACAAAAGCGTTGGAACAAACCTATCGCTTCAATACTGGCTGCAACTGTGATCACTGCACAGGTACTAGGCGGAGTTGTTGCCGGTTCAGTACTGGGAGGCGGGAAGGCGGAAGCTGCCACTGTTGCACCTGGCACAGTCAGCCTGCGGCTGATGAGTACTACAGATGTGCATACCAATGTGATGGGCTGGGACTACTTCAAGAACAAAGAGTCACTGACTGTGGGACTGGACCGGACGGCAACGCTGGTGAAACAGGCTCGTGCAGAGATGAACAACACAAACAATCTTTTACTCGACAACGGTGATTTGATTCAGGGTACACCGCTGGGTACGTACGCTTCGAAGCAAGTAGATGCTGAAGGCAAGACTATACAAATCAATCCGATGATTGCGGCTTTGAATACAATGGAATATGATGCTGCAACACTCGGCAACCACGAATTTAACTATGGTCTACCGTATCTGAACAGCGTTACTTCGGCAACATATACAGATATACCTTTTATTAATGCGAATGTATATGTTAACGACGGTGACAATAATCCTAACAACGATGTAAATTACTTTGAACCATATGAAATTTTGGAAAAGCAAGTTAAAGACAGCAATGGCAATACACAAACCATTAACGTAGGCCTGATTGGTCTTGTTACTCCGCAGATTATGGATTGGGACAAAGCCAATCTGGAAGGCAAGGTTATTACTAAAGATATTGCTGAAACAGCCGCAAAATTCATTCCTGAGATGAAGGCGAAAGGTGCGGATATTATCGTTGCTATGGCGCACACTGGTTATGCTGATTCGGCAGTGCTAGGCGACGGCTCCGAGAATGACATCAAAGCACTAAGCCTGGTACCTAATATTGATGCAATCACATTCTCCCACACCCATAAAGTATTCCCGGCAGCAACTGTGGATGCTCTGGACGCATCGTTCAAGAATGCATCCAAAGCTTTGCTGCCTGGCATCGACAATGCCAAAGGTCAGATCAATGGTGTTCCAGCTGTTCAAGCCGGCTTCGGCGGAAACAATCTGGGCTTGATTGACCTCACCATTAAGCCAGAGGGAGACGGCTGGGTTGTAGACAAAACCAATTCCCAATCCTCTACCCGTTCAATTACGGGCGTGACTCCGGATGCTGCAGTGGACGCGGCCTTAAAAGCAGCCCATGAAGCTACAATTCAATATGTTAATACACCGCTGGGTAAAACGGATGTGCCGATGAACAGCTTCTTCGCGATGGTGCAGGATGATCCGACCGTTCAGATCGTAACCTATGCACAGCGAAGCTATGTAGAGAACCGGATTAATACAGATCCGACTCTGGCTGCTTACCAGGGGATGCCAATACTGAGCGTAGGCGCGCCTTTCAAAGCAGGACGCAACGGCCCTGATGAATATACTGATATTAAAGCAGGCGACCTGACGATCCGCAGTGCAAGTGACTTGTATCTTTACGATAATACATTGAAGGCAATTTTGGTTAAGGGGTCAACGGTAAAAGAATGGGTTGAAATGAGCGCAGGCGCCTTTAACCGTATCAAACCGGCGGTATCCACCACGCAGGAGCTGCTTAATTCTAAATTCTCCGTATACAATTTCGATGTGATTGACGGAATCGAGTATACGATCGATGTAACCCGCAATGCGAAATACAAAGAAGATGGCACAATTAATGATGCCAATTCCAGCCGGGTTACTTCAATCACGTATAATGACAAACCACTGAACATGGATGATAAGTTTATCGTTGTTACTAACAATTATCGTGCGAGCGGCGGCGGGAACTTCCCGGGTCTCAAAACAGATGCCAAGATGATTATTGACACTCTGGACGAGAACCGCCAAATTCTGATGGATTATATCAAGGAAGCAGGAACCGTTAACCAACCGGCCGACCATAACTGGTCGATTGCACCGATCAAAGGCAATGTCAATGTGACCTTTACATCGTCGCCGGATGCTGTTCCTTATGCTAGCGGCAAAATTAGCGATACAGGGACAAAGAACGCTAAAGGCTTTGAAATTTTTAATCTGAATCTGAAACAATCCGTTCCGGCACCGACCAAAGATGTTGAAGTGCATCTGATCGGAGTCAACGATTTGCACGGACAGCTCGATACAACCTCTATTGTCAGCAACCGGCCAGTAGGGACAGTGGCCTATCTGGCAGCTTACCTGAAACAAGCCCAGGCGAAGTATGAATACTCTCTATTGTTCCATAACGGCGATTCTGTCGGCGCTTCTGCTCCGGTATCCTCGCTTGAACGCGACGAACCGACGATCGAGTGGATGAACCTGATGAAATTCGATGTGGGTTCACTGGGTAACCATGAGTTCGACCAAGGTGTAGGGGCGATGAAATCACAAATCTTCGGCGGTGAAGATCCAAAGAATAAGTCAATCGTCCATAAAGGCGCGGACTTTGATTATATCAATGCCAATGCGGTGGATGAAAAAACCGGGACTCCGATCATTAATCCGTATGTAATCAAAGAAATCGGCGGCGTCAAAATCGGCTTTATCGGTGTCGTGACCAAGGCTACGCCAAGCAAAGTATCCCCTGAAGGTACGGCAGGCGTTAAATTCCTGAGCGCGACCGAGGAAGTCGAGGCAATCAATAAATACGCTAAGGAGCTTCAGGATAAAGGCGTACAAACGATTATTGTGCTTGCGCATGATCCTGCAACAACTAAAGACGGCAAGACGACAGGCGAAGCGGCCGATCTGGCGAATGCCCTCCCGGCTGATTCCCCGGTCGATGTCATCGTTGCCGGCGACAACCACGCACTGGCCAACGGTACAGTTAACGGCAAGTTGATCGTTCAGGCATATTCGTATGGTACGGCTTATGATGACATTAAGCTGGTGATCGACCACACCACAGGCGATGTTAAAGAGAAATCTGCTATCGTTCCTACGACCTTCCAGGATGATCCTGGTATCACTCCTGATGCAGAGTCAGCAGCGTTGGTGAAAAAATACCTGGACAAGCACCCGGAGCTGAGCAATCCTGTAGGCACAACAGATGGTACGGTTACCCGTACAGATGTATACCTGAAGGAAGCTCCTCTAGGCAACCTGATTGCGGATGCCATGCGTCAAGCTGATTTCAAAGACGGCGCTAAGGCTCCTGCTGATTTTGCCTTCATGAATCCGGGCGGCATCCGCGCCGATCTGCCAAAGGGGAATGTCTCCTTCGGTGACTTGGCTAAGATCCAGCCATTTGGCAATACACTGGTGAAGCTGACGCTTACCGGTGAACAGATTAAGACACTGCTGCAGCAGCAATGGGCAGTGAAAGCCGACGGAACACCAGACATCAAGACACTGCAGATCTCCGGTCTGAAATATACTGCCAACATGTATCTGCCGGTTGCCAGCCGTGTGGCTAATCTGACCAAAACAGACGGGACACCAATTGAAATGTCCAAGACCTATACGGCTGTAGTCAACAACTTCATGGCTGCAGGCGGGGACAATTACAAAGTATTGACGCAAGCAAGTAAATCGCTGGCCGGACCGATTGATCTGGACGTATTCTACGAGTATATTGTGAATACGTTCAAAGGCGGTGCCATTAGAGCTGCTATTGAAGGCCGGATTACCAATGTTGCAGACCCGGGTTCAAACCCTGGTACAGGACCTGTTGCGACTGCAACACCTAAACCAACTGCTTCACCGTCAGCTTCTCCTAGTCCGGCGGCAACAGCAACTCCTGCACCGGCAGCCACTCCGGCTCCAACACAGAGTCCTGCCGCACCTGTAGCAGTATTCAAAGATTTGGGTAAGGTAGCCTGGGCACAGGAGGCCATTAATGCACTCGCGGCAAAAGGTATTATTAAAGGCATCGACGGCACGAATTTTGCTCCGGTGAAGAGCGTGACCCGTGCAGAATTCGTAACCATGCTGGTTCGTTCGCTCGGCTTGACGAATACGGCAACAGCTGTTACGTTCAGCGATGTGAAGCAAGGAGTCTGGTACTCGGACACCATCGCTGCTGCTGTAAATGCAGGTCTGGTAAGAGGTTCGGGCAACGGGAAATTCGAGCCGGGCCGTGAGATTACCCGTGAGGAAATGGCGATCATGATCGCTAATGCCCTCAAGGATCAGCTGCAGCCGGTTGATCCTGCTGCTCTGAATAAGTTTGCTGACAAGGCCAAGATTGCGTCCTATGCGCAGCAGCCTGTAGCACAGCTTACTCAGCTGGGGATCGTCAACGGTGTGGACGCCCAGAAATTCGCACCGAAAAGTATTGCAAACCGCGCCCAGGCGGCCGTCATTATTTACCGGATGCTGGAAAACAAAGCTTCCTGA